From one Enterobacteriaceae endosymbiont of Donacia provostii genomic stretch:
- the rnt gene encoding ribonuclease T: MNNLSKLNLLSFRFRGFYPVVIDIETSGFNPKYNAILEISLITLKMDNGWLKKNETLHFHVIPFKGSSISQDALDFNGINIYTPLRGAISEVEVLKIIFKKIKNDLKINKCKKAVIVAHNASFDHSFVMESIKRNKMEKYNPFHSFVIFDTASMCGLILGQTVLAKSCHTIGITFDNNQAHSALYDADRTAKLFCALVNNWKIKGGWPP, encoded by the coding sequence ATGAATAATTTATCAAAATTAAATTTATTATCTTTTAGATTTAGAGGATTTTATCCTGTTGTCATAGATATTGAAACTTCAGGATTTAATCCTAAATATAATGCTATATTAGAAATAAGTTTAATTACATTAAAAATGGATAATGGATGGTTAAAAAAAAATGAAACTTTACATTTTCATGTAATCCCCTTTAAAGGTTCTAGTATTTCTCAAGATGCTTTAGATTTTAATGGAATTAATATTTATACTCCTTTAAGAGGTGCTATTAGTGAGGTAGAAGTTTTAAAAATTATTTTTAAAAAAATTAAAAATGATTTAAAAATAAATAAATGTAAAAAAGCAGTAATAGTTGCACATAATGCTAGTTTTGATCATAGTTTTGTTATGGAATCTATTAAAAGAAATAAAATGGAAAAATATAACCCATTTCATTCTTTTGTAATATTTGATACAGCATCAATGTGTGGATTAATCTTAGGACAAACTGTACTTGCAAAATCATGTCATACTATTGGTATCACATTTGATAATAATCAAGCACATTCTGCTTTATATGATGCAGATCGCACTGCTAAATTATTTTGTGCATTAGTTAATAATTGGAAAATTAAAGGTGGATGGCCTCCATAA
- the minE gene encoding cell division topological specificity factor MinE, whose protein sequence is MNIINFFLSKKKKTANIAKKRLQIIISEESKKGYIYPCYITKLKKEILKVISKYTKINSKMINIEMDEKKKNISTLELNIKLPKTKKDIKKKIVNKII, encoded by the coding sequence ATGAATATTATTAATTTTTTTTTATCAAAAAAGAAAAAAACTGCTAATATTGCTAAAAAAAGATTACAGATTATTATATCTGAAGAATCAAAAAAAGGTTATATATATCCTTGTTATATAACAAAATTAAAAAAAGAAATATTAAAAGTAATTTCTAAATATACAAAAATAAATTCAAAAATGATTAATATAGAAATGGATGAAAAAAAAAAAAATATATCAACACTAGAACTAAATATAAAATTACCTAAAACAAAAAAAGATATTAAAAAAAAAATAGTAAATAAAATAATATAA
- the hslV gene encoding ATP-dependent protease subunit HslV, with product MTTIVSVRRNDNVVIGGDGQATLGHIIMKGNVKKIRKLYNDTVIAGFAGGTADAFTLFELFEQKLEIYQGNLIKSAVELAKDWRTDRILRKLEALLVIADKITSLIITGSGDVIQPENNIVTIGSGGPYAQASARALFENTNLSAYEIVKKSLKIAGDICIYTNHNFTIEELPSK from the coding sequence ATGACAACAATAGTTAGTGTAAGGAGAAATGATAATGTAGTTATTGGTGGTGATGGACAAGCAACCTTAGGTCATATTATAATGAAAGGAAATGTAAAAAAAATTCGTAAGTTATATAATGATACAGTAATTGCTGGTTTTGCAGGTGGTACTGCAGATGCTTTTACTCTTTTTGAATTATTTGAACAAAAGTTAGAAATATATCAAGGAAATTTAATTAAATCTGCAGTTGAATTAGCAAAAGACTGGAGAACAGATCGTATTTTACGTAAATTAGAAGCATTATTAGTAATAGCAGATAAAATTACTTCTTTAATTATTACAGGTAGTGGTGATGTTATACAACCTGAAAATAATATAGTAACTATTGGTTCTGGGGGACCATATGCACAAGCTTCTGCTCGTGCTTTATTTGAAAATACAAATTTAAGTGCATATGAAATAGTAAAAAAATCTTTAAAAATAGCCGGAGATATCTGTATATATACTAATCATAATTTTACTATTGAAGAATTACCATCTAAATAA
- the minD gene encoding septum site-determining protein MinD — MRIIVVTSGKGGVGKTTSSAAIATGLAKHGKKTAVIDFDIGLRNLDLIMGCERRVVYDFINVLQKEATLNQALIRDKKHKNLYILPASQTKNKDALTYSGVETILKNLNTMNFDFIICDSPAGIETGALTALYFADEAIITTNPEISSIRDSDRILGIISSQSRRAKNGEEPIKEYLLLTRYNPIRVDCGDMLSIDDIVEILGIKIIGVIPEDPLVLRASNQGKSIILHENSNASLAYDDTVKRLLGTKIPLRFIKKKQKNFLQRLFWR, encoded by the coding sequence ATGCGTATAATTGTTGTAACTTCTGGAAAAGGTGGAGTAGGGAAAACTACTTCTAGTGCAGCTATAGCAACTGGTTTAGCTAAACATGGTAAAAAAACTGCTGTTATCGATTTTGATATTGGATTACGTAATTTAGATCTAATTATGGGTTGTGAAAGAAGAGTTGTTTATGATTTTATTAATGTTTTACAAAAAGAAGCTACTTTAAATCAAGCTTTAATAAGAGATAAAAAACACAAAAATTTATATATTTTACCTGCTTCTCAAACAAAAAATAAAGATGCACTTACATACAGTGGAGTAGAAACTATTTTAAAAAATTTAAATACTATGAATTTTGATTTTATAATATGTGATTCCCCAGCTGGAATTGAAACAGGTGCATTAACTGCGTTATATTTTGCAGATGAAGCTATTATTACCACTAATCCTGAAATTTCTTCTATTAGAGATTCTGATAGAATTTTAGGTATAATTTCATCACAGTCTAGAAGAGCAAAAAATGGAGAAGAACCTATTAAAGAATATTTATTACTTACACGTTATAATCCTATTAGAGTTGATTGTGGAGATATGTTAAGTATTGATGATATTGTTGAAATTTTAGGCATTAAAATAATAGGTGTTATTCCAGAAGATCCTTTAGTATTAAGAGCATCAAATCAAGGTAAAAGTATTATTTTACATGAAAATTCTAATGCTTCTTTAGCATATGATGATACAGTTAAACGTTTATTAGGAACTAAAATTCCTTTACGTTTTATTAAAAAAAAACAAAAGAATTTTTTGCAACGTTTATTTTGGAGATAA
- the minC gene encoding septum site-determining protein MinC has product MFTKIIKFKQNNFSFYVIYLYKNQPELIYNAIKKKMQHSPVFFKKISVIVNIYYIKNEINWEKVYNAIISTGINIIGVSGCNNKNTIKIINNTGIPVLFTNNKDNKKIQNIDINEKKINNNIIPKSIIKTIKEKGSLSLKKDVFYNKSKIIYNPIRSGQQIYAYNSDLIVINNVSTGAELIADGNIHIYGFMRGKALSGANGDKNCQIFCNQLFAELLSIAGEYLLQDQIPKKFLGKSSRIYLKNKTVTIKSCN; this is encoded by the coding sequence ATGTTTACAAAAATAATTAAATTTAAACAAAATAATTTTTCATTTTATGTTATTTATTTATATAAAAATCAACCAGAACTTATATATAATGCAATTAAAAAAAAAATGCAGCATTCTCCTGTATTTTTTAAAAAAATATCAGTTATTGTTAATATTTATTATATAAAAAATGAAATAAATTGGGAAAAAGTTTATAATGCTATTATTTCAACAGGAATTAATATTATAGGAGTTAGTGGATGTAATAATAAAAATACTATTAAAATTATAAATAATACTGGTATACCTGTTTTATTTACTAATAATAAAGATAATAAAAAAATTCAAAATATTGATATTAACGAAAAAAAAATAAATAATAATATAATACCAAAATCTATTATTAAAACAATAAAAGAAAAAGGATCTTTATCTCTTAAGAAGGATGTTTTTTATAATAAAAGTAAAATTATTTATAATCCGATTAGATCTGGACAACAAATATATGCTTATAATAGTGATTTAATTGTTATAAATAATGTTAGTACAGGGGCTGAATTAATAGCTGATGGTAATATTCATATTTATGGTTTTATGAGGGGTAAAGCTTTATCTGGAGCTAATGGAGATAAAAATTGTCAAATTTTTTGTAATCAATTATTTGCTGAATTATTATCTATTGCTGGTGAATATTTACTTCAGGATCAAATTCCTAAAAAATTTTTAGGAAAATCATCAAGAATATATTTAAAAAATAAAACTGTAACAATAAAATCATGTAATTAA
- the tsaB gene encoding tRNA (adenosine(37)-N6)-threonylcarbamoyltransferase complex dimerization subunit type 1 TsaB has protein sequence MQNNILIIDTSTEYCLISLKMNNIIYNKIQYSPCSHIKYIIKLLNNLLKENNITLSQLNLLGYNLGPGNFTSLRIGIAVIESISYIFNTPKIGVSHLMILAEQSWKITNIRNVISIIKCNKNLLYFSIYKRNYKGLWIGKKSECLLNYNDCLKKIILLQGKFALISNIDSHIKNNIQKNLNKNLQIIFLKKKISSSEDIITIISNFILNKKKIKKYYKINYIKNLFY, from the coding sequence ATGCAAAATAATATTTTAATAATTGATACATCTACTGAATATTGTTTAATTTCATTAAAAATGAATAATATTATTTATAATAAAATTCAATATTCTCCTTGTTCTCATATAAAATATATAATAAAATTACTGAACAATCTTTTAAAAGAGAATAATATTACTCTATCTCAATTAAATTTATTAGGTTATAATTTAGGTCCAGGAAACTTTACTAGTTTAAGAATAGGTATAGCAGTCATAGAAAGTATTTCTTATATTTTTAATACTCCTAAGATAGGAGTATCACATTTAATGATTTTAGCTGAACAATCTTGGAAAATAACTAACATTAGAAATGTTATATCTATAATAAAATGTAATAAAAATTTATTATATTTTTCTATATATAAGAGAAATTATAAAGGTTTATGGATAGGAAAAAAAAGTGAATGTTTATTAAATTATAATGATTGTTTAAAAAAAATTATTTTATTACAAGGAAAATTTGCATTAATTTCTAACATAGATTCACATATTAAAAATAATATTCAAAAAAATTTAAATAAAAATTTACAAATTATTTTCCTAAAAAAGAAAATATCTTCTTCAGAAGATATTATTACTATTATAAGTAATTTTATTTTAAATAAAAAAAAAATAAAAAAATATTATAAAATAAACTATATAAAAAATTTATTTTATTAA